One Nocardioides luti DNA window includes the following coding sequences:
- a CDS encoding MFS transporter, which yields MPTLPPFVERMLPPTPLARRLSAQSILFAVGEGVFLTGSAVFFTQIVGLSAAQVGLGLTIAGVVSFFFAVPLGRAADKVGPKRMWALGALAEALLYLAWPWIDGFVAYVAMMVLLELVGGAGGAGRGAYTLDIFSREERVRSLAFMRAALNIGFTFGALLGGLALATNDDGVVRMVPLVAGAILGLNAFLISRLPAAAHDEAPAEPKQLITPGALKNRAFVALNVCDGVLGTNQVLLNVVIPLWLVQETDAPRVLLAWLFGTNTVLAVLLQVSASRGAETVPGALRATRISGAFFVLSCLIVLVTHDTIGWVTIVLVWLGHVTVTGAELFQSAGHWGLVAELSDPDRRGEYQGAARLGGTLGSVWAPAAYTFLAIEWGTPGWLLIGAIVVVAVIGIHPAARAAERYLQKYGTVPAA from the coding sequence GTGCCCACCTTGCCCCCGTTCGTCGAGCGGATGCTCCCGCCGACGCCGCTGGCCCGCAGGCTGTCCGCGCAGTCGATCCTCTTTGCGGTCGGCGAGGGCGTCTTCCTCACCGGCAGCGCGGTCTTCTTCACCCAGATCGTCGGACTCTCCGCCGCCCAGGTCGGCCTCGGCCTGACCATCGCCGGGGTCGTCTCGTTCTTCTTCGCCGTGCCGCTCGGCCGCGCCGCCGACAAGGTCGGCCCGAAGCGGATGTGGGCGCTCGGTGCGCTCGCGGAGGCGCTGCTCTACCTCGCGTGGCCGTGGATCGACGGGTTCGTGGCGTACGTCGCGATGATGGTCCTGCTCGAGCTGGTCGGCGGGGCCGGGGGCGCCGGGCGCGGCGCCTACACGCTCGACATCTTCTCCCGCGAGGAGCGGGTCCGCTCGCTGGCCTTCATGCGCGCGGCCCTCAACATCGGCTTCACGTTCGGCGCCCTGCTCGGCGGCCTCGCGCTCGCCACCAACGACGACGGCGTCGTCCGGATGGTGCCGCTGGTGGCCGGCGCGATCCTGGGCCTGAACGCCTTCCTCATCTCCCGGCTCCCCGCGGCCGCCCACGACGAGGCCCCGGCCGAGCCCAAGCAGCTGATCACGCCCGGGGCGCTGAAGAACCGCGCGTTCGTCGCCCTCAACGTCTGCGACGGCGTCCTCGGCACCAACCAGGTGCTGCTCAACGTCGTGATCCCGCTCTGGCTGGTCCAGGAGACCGACGCCCCGCGGGTGCTGCTGGCGTGGCTGTTCGGCACCAACACCGTCCTCGCCGTGCTGCTGCAGGTCTCGGCCTCCCGCGGCGCCGAGACCGTGCCCGGGGCCCTGCGCGCGACGCGGATCAGCGGTGCGTTCTTCGTGCTGTCCTGCCTGATCGTGCTCGTCACGCACGACACCATCGGCTGGGTCACGATCGTGCTGGTGTGGCTCGGCCACGTCACGGTCACCGGGGCCGAGCTGTTCCAGTCGGCCGGCCACTGGGGCCTGGTCGCGGAGCTCTCCGACCCCGACCGCCGCGGGGAGTACCAGGGCGCCGCCCGGCTGGGCGGCACCCTCGGCTCGGTGTGGGCGCCGGCGGCATACACCTTCCTCGCGATCGAGTGGGGCACGCCCGGCTGGCTGCTGATCGGCGCGATCGTCGTGGTGGCCGTGATCGGCATCCACCCGGCCGCCCGCGCGGCCGAGCGCTACCTGCAGAAGTACGGCACCGTCCCGGCTGCTTGA
- a CDS encoding 1,4-dihydroxy-2-naphthoate polyprenyltransferase, which produces MATPAEWLAGARPRTLPAAVSPVLAGTGVAAYADGLVWWKALLALVVSLALQVAVNYANDYSDGIRGTDDERVGPMRLVGSRRATPRAVKTAAFLAFGVAGVAGLVLAATTAWWLVAVGLVSVVAAWYYTGGSKPYGYLGLGEVMVFVFFGLVAVVGTTYVQTETWLWPALYAAVGVGALACAILVVNNLRDIPTDTVAGKRTLAVVLGDERTRGLYLLLVLAAAAAVVAVAVSTTWWALVGLGFLAVALRGVRTVRSGATGPGLIPVLQQTGLAELLWAALVAAALVARG; this is translated from the coding sequence GTGGCCACCCCCGCTGAATGGCTCGCCGGAGCCCGTCCCCGCACGCTCCCCGCGGCCGTCTCCCCCGTCCTCGCCGGCACCGGTGTGGCGGCGTACGCCGACGGCCTGGTGTGGTGGAAGGCCCTGCTCGCCCTGGTGGTGAGCCTGGCCCTGCAGGTGGCGGTGAACTACGCCAACGACTACTCCGACGGCATCCGGGGCACCGACGACGAGCGCGTCGGCCCGATGCGGCTGGTCGGCTCGAGGCGGGCCACGCCGCGCGCGGTGAAGACGGCCGCCTTCCTGGCCTTCGGGGTCGCCGGCGTCGCCGGGCTCGTGCTGGCGGCGACGACGGCCTGGTGGCTCGTCGCGGTCGGCCTCGTCAGCGTCGTCGCCGCCTGGTACTACACCGGCGGCTCGAAGCCCTACGGCTACCTCGGCCTCGGCGAGGTCATGGTCTTCGTGTTCTTCGGCCTCGTGGCCGTGGTCGGGACGACGTACGTCCAGACCGAGACGTGGCTCTGGCCGGCGCTGTACGCCGCCGTCGGGGTCGGCGCGCTCGCCTGCGCGATCCTCGTCGTCAACAACCTCCGCGACATCCCGACCGACACCGTGGCCGGCAAGCGGACGCTGGCGGTGGTGCTCGGCGACGAGCGCACCCGCGGGCTCTACCTGCTGCTCGTCCTGGCCGCGGCCGCCGCCGTGGTCGCCGTCGCCGTCTCGACCACCTGGTGGGCGCTGGTGGGCCTCGGCTTCCTCGCCGTGGCGCTCCGCGGCGTCCGCACCGTCCGCAGCGGCGCCACCGGCCCGGGCCTCATCCCGGTGCTGCAGCAGACCGGCCTGGCCGAGCTGCTGTGGGCGGCGCTGGTCGCCGCCGCGCTCGTCGCGCGGGGCTGA
- a CDS encoding twin-arginine translocase TatA/TatE family subunit encodes MIWILLLVVAAVVLYKFRVPILARVLGQSEGRIERRLEQRKRR; translated from the coding sequence ATGATCTGGATCCTGCTGCTCGTCGTCGCGGCCGTGGTGCTCTACAAGTTCCGCGTCCCGATCCTCGCGCGCGTCCTCGGCCAGTCCGAGGGCCGCATCGAGCGCCGGCTCGAGCAGCGCAAGCGCCGCTGA
- a CDS encoding DUF4229 domain-containing protein produces the protein MKEFVIYTGLRILLFIASLGVVLGVWLLVARQVPVVWVVVVAFVISGIASYFLLDRQRAAFAARVEERAARATAAFDERRAREDVDD, from the coding sequence GTGAAGGAGTTCGTGATCTACACCGGCCTGCGCATCCTGCTGTTCATCGCGTCCCTCGGCGTGGTGCTCGGGGTGTGGTTGCTGGTCGCCCGGCAGGTCCCGGTCGTCTGGGTCGTGGTGGTCGCGTTCGTGATCAGCGGCATCGCGTCGTACTTCCTGCTCGACCGTCAGCGCGCGGCCTTCGCCGCCCGGGTCGAGGAGCGGGCTGCCCGCGCCACGGCGGCCTTCGACGAGCGCCGGGCCCGCGAGGACGTCGACGACTGA
- the ccsB gene encoding c-type cytochrome biogenesis protein CcsB — translation MTDAAWETLSNQAVAACGIVYFLALLAHLVEWSSLRNVPADADASASLRTAASSRGGVAVATGGPGDAAAAPPADDAAAGRRTALFGRLGLILTVVAVAIHFVGLVGRGMAADPNRVPWGNMYEFTLSGTFVVGLFYLLMRRRLGLAWMAPIVVGFVLALLMVAVIWLYDPVAPLTEALNSYWLVIHVVSAILATGAFTLGGITSAIYLAKSRWGSKETGPLARVPSLATLDRVSYRIHAFGFPVWTFAVLITGPIWAHQAWSSYWNWDPKEVWAFITWVVYAAYLHARSTAGWKGRNAALLALLGLATLWFNFIGINYFSSTSQHSYAGGAPAIGVEQVPAPRG, via the coding sequence GTGACCGACGCTGCATGGGAGACGCTGTCCAACCAGGCCGTGGCGGCCTGCGGGATCGTCTACTTCCTCGCCCTGCTCGCCCACCTGGTCGAGTGGAGCTCGCTGCGCAACGTCCCGGCGGACGCCGACGCCTCGGCCTCGCTCCGCACGGCGGCGTCGTCCCGCGGCGGCGTCGCGGTCGCGACCGGCGGGCCCGGTGACGCCGCGGCCGCTCCTCCGGCCGACGACGCGGCCGCCGGCCGGCGTACGGCACTCTTCGGGCGGCTCGGCCTGATCCTCACGGTCGTGGCCGTCGCGATCCACTTCGTCGGCCTGGTCGGGCGCGGCATGGCCGCGGACCCGAACCGCGTGCCGTGGGGCAACATGTACGAGTTCACCCTCAGCGGGACCTTCGTGGTCGGGCTGTTCTACCTCCTGATGCGGCGCCGCCTCGGCCTCGCCTGGATGGCGCCGATCGTCGTCGGCTTCGTGCTCGCGCTGCTGATGGTCGCGGTGATCTGGCTCTACGACCCGGTCGCCCCGCTGACCGAGGCGCTCAACTCCTACTGGCTCGTGATCCACGTGGTGTCCGCGATCCTCGCGACCGGTGCGTTCACGCTCGGCGGCATCACGTCCGCGATCTACCTCGCGAAGTCGAGGTGGGGCTCGAAGGAGACCGGTCCGCTCGCGCGGGTGCCCTCCCTCGCGACCCTGGACCGGGTGTCCTACCGGATCCACGCCTTCGGCTTCCCGGTGTGGACCTTCGCCGTGCTGATCACCGGCCCGATCTGGGCGCACCAGGCCTGGTCGTCGTACTGGAACTGGGACCCCAAGGAGGTCTGGGCGTTCATCACCTGGGTCGTCTACGCGGCGTACCTCCACGCGCGCTCGACCGCCGGCTGGAAGGGCCGCAACGCCGCCCTGCTGGCGCTGCTCGGCCTCGCGACGCTGTGGTTCAACTTCATCGGGATCAACTACTTCTCCAGCACCAGCCAGCACTCGTACGCCGGCGGCGCGCCCGCGATCGGCGTGGAGCAGGTGCCGGCACCGCGAGGCTGA
- the resB gene encoding cytochrome c biogenesis protein ResB, with the protein MSEEREEPRDEPQSERPQGHADAIERDADRDRRRSGELTAREMARWTWRQVTSMRTALVLLLLLALAAIPGSIIPQSGVDSLKTSRWQAAHPQLTPIYERLGLFAVYDSPWFSAIYLLLMLSLVGCIVPRTFVYARALRAKPPAAPRNLTRLPDHATYDTDLAPVDVLGPAADALRRRRYRVVEHDGAVSAEKGYLREAGNLLFHLSVLVVLVGFALGGLFGYKGGVIVVVGGGFSNNLSQYDDFVPGSLFKASDMEPFSFDIDDFNVDFLTSGPRAGMAREFDSTLRYRTSPTAPEQTYDLKVNHPLTIGDTEVFLIGHGYAPVITVRDGNGDEVYSGPTVFLPTDQSFASFGVVKAPGAEPTQIGLEGEFYPTVAFSKQTGSYFSAFGDTLDPLVSLLVYTGDLGMDSGGSQSVYALDKSRTTMLTKKNGAPYRLDLRPGQTTKLPNGLGSVSFDGVQRWNKIQISQTPGKEIALAGVVLALIGLLGSLFIRPRRVWVRARQDGGSTLVEVAALDRSGGGDVAVVITELMSALPGAPAHHPKEKTS; encoded by the coding sequence ATGAGCGAGGAGCGGGAGGAGCCCCGCGACGAGCCCCAGTCCGAGCGCCCCCAGGGTCACGCCGACGCGATCGAGCGCGACGCCGACCGGGACCGGCGCCGCTCCGGCGAGCTGACCGCCCGGGAGATGGCCCGCTGGACCTGGCGCCAGGTCACCTCGATGCGCACCGCGCTGGTCCTGCTGCTGCTGCTCGCGCTCGCCGCGATCCCCGGCTCGATCATCCCGCAGAGCGGCGTCGACTCGCTCAAGACCTCGCGCTGGCAGGCCGCGCACCCGCAGCTCACGCCGATCTACGAGCGGCTCGGGCTCTTCGCGGTCTACGACTCGCCGTGGTTCTCGGCGATCTACCTGCTGCTGATGCTCTCGCTGGTCGGCTGCATCGTCCCGCGGACCTTCGTCTACGCCCGCGCGCTGCGCGCGAAGCCGCCGGCCGCCCCCCGCAACCTGACCCGCCTCCCGGACCACGCGACGTACGACACCGACCTCGCGCCCGTCGACGTGCTCGGCCCGGCCGCCGACGCGCTGCGGCGGCGCCGCTACCGCGTCGTCGAGCACGACGGAGCGGTCAGCGCCGAGAAGGGCTACCTCCGCGAGGCCGGCAACCTGCTCTTCCACCTGTCGGTGCTGGTCGTGCTGGTGGGCTTCGCCCTCGGCGGGCTGTTCGGCTACAAGGGCGGCGTGATCGTCGTGGTCGGCGGCGGCTTCTCCAACAACCTCTCGCAGTACGACGACTTCGTGCCCGGCAGCCTCTTCAAGGCCTCCGACATGGAGCCGTTCTCCTTCGACATCGACGACTTCAACGTGGACTTCCTGACCTCGGGGCCGCGCGCCGGGATGGCCCGGGAGTTCGACTCGACGCTGCGGTACCGCACCTCGCCGACCGCGCCCGAGCAGACCTACGACCTCAAGGTCAACCACCCGCTGACGATCGGCGACACCGAGGTCTTCCTCATCGGTCACGGCTACGCGCCGGTCATCACGGTGCGCGACGGCAACGGCGACGAGGTCTACAGCGGGCCGACCGTCTTCCTGCCGACGGACCAGAGCTTCGCGTCCTTCGGCGTCGTGAAGGCGCCCGGCGCCGAGCCGACCCAGATCGGGCTCGAGGGCGAGTTCTACCCGACCGTCGCCTTCTCGAAGCAGACCGGCAGCTACTTCTCCGCGTTCGGCGACACCCTCGACCCACTGGTCTCGCTGCTCGTCTACACCGGCGACCTCGGCATGGACAGCGGCGGCTCGCAGTCGGTCTACGCGCTCGACAAGTCGCGCACGACGATGCTGACCAAGAAGAACGGCGCGCCCTACCGCCTCGATCTCCGGCCCGGCCAGACGACCAAGCTCCCGAACGGGCTCGGGTCCGTCAGCTTCGACGGCGTCCAGCGCTGGAACAAGATCCAGATCTCGCAGACGCCCGGCAAGGAGATCGCGCTGGCCGGCGTCGTCCTCGCCCTGATCGGGCTGCTCGGGTCGCTCTTCATCCGGCCCCGACGCGTCTGGGTTCGTGCCCGTCAGGACGGTGGGTCCACACTGGTCGAGGTGGCCGCCCTGGACCGCTCCGGCGGCGGGGACGTGGCCGTCGTGATCACCGAGCTCATGAGCGCCCTCCCGGGCGCACCCGCGCACCACCCGAAGGAGAAGACGTCGTGA
- a CDS encoding cytochrome c biogenesis CcdA family protein, whose translation MGEWFHDTAASGSLVLAVPVALLAGLVSFFSPCVIPLLPGYLSYATGLSGADLAAGAAGRRRGRMLAGSVLFVLGFSVVFVAIGALSGAVGNWLVTWRDTLTLVLGVLTIVLGLVFAGLVPLLQRDWRVHRVPAVGLAAAPLLGFLFGLGWTPCLGPTLAAITTLSLNEATAGRGAFLSAVYAVGLGVPFVVAGLAYQRALGAFAFVRRHQAWVSRAGGLMLVVVGILLVTGWWAVAVTWIQFHLVSSTTVGV comes from the coding sequence GTGGGTGAGTGGTTCCACGACACGGCCGCGTCCGGCTCGCTCGTGCTCGCCGTCCCGGTGGCGCTGCTCGCCGGGCTGGTCTCGTTCTTCTCGCCCTGCGTGATCCCGCTGCTGCCGGGCTACCTCTCCTACGCGACCGGCCTGTCCGGCGCCGACCTGGCCGCGGGGGCGGCCGGTCGGCGGCGCGGCCGGATGCTGGCGGGCTCGGTGCTGTTCGTGCTCGGCTTCTCGGTCGTCTTCGTGGCGATCGGGGCGCTGTCCGGTGCGGTCGGCAACTGGCTGGTGACCTGGCGCGACACCCTCACGCTGGTGCTGGGCGTCCTCACGATCGTCCTCGGCCTGGTCTTCGCCGGGCTGGTCCCGCTGCTCCAGCGGGACTGGCGCGTGCACCGCGTCCCTGCCGTCGGGCTGGCCGCCGCCCCGCTGCTCGGCTTCCTCTTCGGCCTCGGGTGGACGCCCTGCCTCGGGCCCACCCTGGCGGCCATCACCACCCTCTCGCTCAACGAGGCCACCGCGGGCCGTGGCGCCTTCCTCTCGGCGGTGTACGCCGTCGGGCTGGGCGTCCCCTTCGTCGTCGCCGGCCTGGCCTACCAGCGGGCGCTCGGCGCCTTCGCGTTCGTGCGCCGCCACCAGGCCTGGGTGAGCCGCGCCGGCGGGCTGATGCTCGTGGTCGTCGGCATCCTGCTCGTCACCGGCTGGTGGGCCGTCGCGGTCACCTGGATCCAGTTCCACCTCGTCAGCTCCACGACGGTCGGCGTATGA
- a CDS encoding TlpA family protein disulfide reductase: MSSHRPRAAVLAVLACLLVLTGCTSLQKSGQKGYVTGDGSVALVTPDERDEPVSLTGDDLDGKPLDLADLRGRPTVVVVWGSWCVDCRVEAADIVDAANRLEGDAHFVGIDIRDPSTAQAKTYVRTFDVPYPSFYSPDGKALLQFTGTLTPGTVPATVVLDAEGRIAASIIGRIPSTTTLVDVVQDVAAESDAGSGGGTGG; encoded by the coding sequence ATGTCCTCGCACCGTCCCCGCGCCGCCGTGCTGGCGGTGCTCGCCTGCCTGCTGGTGCTGACGGGCTGCACCAGCCTGCAGAAGAGCGGCCAGAAGGGCTACGTGACGGGGGACGGGTCGGTCGCGCTGGTGACCCCCGACGAGCGCGACGAGCCGGTCTCCCTGACCGGTGACGACCTGGACGGCAAGCCGCTGGACCTCGCGGACCTGCGCGGACGGCCGACCGTGGTCGTGGTGTGGGGCTCGTGGTGCGTCGACTGCCGGGTCGAGGCGGCGGACATCGTGGACGCGGCCAACCGGCTCGAGGGCGACGCCCACTTCGTCGGGATCGACATCCGGGACCCCTCCACCGCGCAGGCGAAGACGTACGTCCGCACCTTCGACGTGCCCTACCCGTCGTTCTACTCGCCCGACGGCAAGGCCCTGCTGCAGTTCACCGGCACGCTGACCCCCGGCACCGTGCCCGCGACCGTCGTCCTCGACGCCGAGGGCCGGATCGCCGCCAGCATCATCGGCCGGATCCCCTCCACGACGACGCTGGTCGACGTCGTGCAGGACGTCGCCGCCGAGTCCGATGCCGGGAGCGGGGGCGGCACCGGTGGGTGA
- a CDS encoding histidine phosphatase family protein, with translation MSQTPDTIVHLLRHGEVHNPEGVLYGRRDGFHLSELGRTMAQRVADTIKDRDIVRVVASPLERAQETGRPLAEAKGLEIVTDARIIESTNKFEGLPFGAGNNALRRPSTWRHLWNPFKPSWGEPYKEVAARMMAAVHDAREAASGHEAVLVSHQLPIWTTRLHVEKRSYLHDPRKRQCTLCSLTSLHFVGDRLTQVSYSEPAGDLIPVRDRNATFSAGGAPEEQRP, from the coding sequence ATGAGCCAGACGCCGGACACGATCGTCCACCTGCTGCGCCACGGCGAGGTGCACAACCCCGAGGGCGTGCTCTACGGCCGCCGCGACGGCTTCCACCTCTCCGAGCTCGGTCGGACCATGGCCCAGCGGGTCGCGGACACGATCAAGGACCGCGACATCGTGCGCGTCGTCGCCTCGCCGCTCGAGCGGGCGCAGGAGACCGGCCGCCCGCTGGCCGAGGCCAAGGGTCTCGAGATCGTCACGGACGCCCGGATCATCGAGTCGACGAACAAGTTCGAGGGGCTGCCGTTCGGCGCCGGCAACAACGCGCTGCGCAGGCCGTCGACGTGGCGCCACCTGTGGAACCCCTTCAAGCCGTCCTGGGGCGAGCCCTACAAGGAGGTCGCCGCCCGGATGATGGCGGCGGTCCACGACGCGCGCGAGGCGGCGAGCGGCCACGAGGCGGTCCTGGTCTCGCACCAGCTGCCGATCTGGACGACCCGCCTGCACGTCGAGAAGCGGTCCTACCTCCACGACCCGCGCAAGCGCCAGTGCACGCTCTGCTCGCTGACGTCGCTGCACTTCGTGGGGGACCGGCTCACGCAGGTCTCCTACTCCGAGCCCGCCGGCGACCTGATCCCGGTGCGCGACCGCAACGCCACCTTCTCGGCCGGCGGCGCCCCCGAGGAGCAGCGGCCCTGA
- the hemL gene encoding glutamate-1-semialdehyde 2,1-aminomutase — MTTEATASRPTAASAALFERARAVTPGGVNSPVRAFNAVGGTPRFIRSAAGAWLTDVDGNEYVDLICSWGPMLLGHAHPEVQAAVAAAVARGTSYGTPTEPEVELAEEIVDRAPVEKVRFVSSGTEATMSAIRLARGFTGRDVVVKFAGCYHGHVDSLLASAGSGLATFAVPGTPGVPESSTALTLVLPYNDRAAVERVFVEHGPRIACLITEAAPGNMGVVPPEPGFNAFLAETCRTHGALFVSDEVMTGFRASRHGQWGLDGAVEGWRPDLVTFGKVMGGGFPAAAFGGRADVMSRLSPEGPVYQAGTLSGNPIATTAGLTTLRLATDEVYAHIDAAGETIKAAAVEALSAAGVPHVVQATGTMFSVFFTDPALGAVRDFEDASRTDSTAYAAFFHAMLDRQVYLPPSAYEAWFLSSAHDDRAVQTVLDALPHAARAAAATGGAR; from the coding sequence GTGACCACCGAAGCGACGGCCTCCCGCCCGACCGCAGCGTCCGCGGCTCTCTTCGAGCGCGCCCGCGCGGTCACGCCCGGCGGGGTGAACTCCCCGGTCCGCGCCTTCAACGCGGTGGGCGGCACCCCCCGCTTCATCCGCTCCGCCGCCGGCGCCTGGCTGACCGACGTCGACGGCAACGAGTACGTCGACCTGATCTGCTCATGGGGCCCGATGCTGCTCGGCCACGCGCACCCCGAGGTGCAGGCGGCCGTGGCCGCCGCGGTGGCCCGCGGGACGTCGTACGGCACCCCGACCGAGCCCGAGGTCGAGCTGGCCGAGGAGATCGTGGACCGGGCGCCGGTCGAGAAGGTCCGCTTCGTCTCCTCGGGCACCGAGGCCACGATGTCCGCCATCCGCCTCGCCCGGGGCTTCACCGGCCGCGACGTCGTCGTGAAGTTCGCCGGCTGCTACCACGGGCACGTCGACTCCCTGCTCGCCTCCGCCGGCTCCGGCCTCGCGACGTTCGCCGTCCCCGGCACCCCCGGCGTCCCCGAGTCGTCCACCGCACTGACGCTGGTGCTGCCCTACAACGACCGCGCCGCGGTCGAGCGGGTCTTCGTCGAGCACGGCCCCCGCATCGCCTGCCTGATCACCGAGGCCGCGCCCGGCAACATGGGCGTCGTCCCGCCCGAGCCGGGCTTCAACGCCTTCCTCGCCGAGACCTGCCGCACCCACGGGGCGCTGTTCGTCAGCGACGAGGTGATGACCGGCTTCCGGGCCTCCCGCCACGGCCAGTGGGGCCTCGACGGCGCCGTCGAGGGCTGGCGTCCCGACCTCGTGACCTTCGGCAAGGTGATGGGCGGCGGCTTCCCGGCCGCGGCCTTCGGCGGCCGTGCGGACGTCATGTCCCGGCTCTCGCCCGAGGGCCCGGTCTACCAGGCCGGCACGCTCTCGGGGAACCCGATCGCCACCACCGCCGGGCTCACGACGCTGCGCCTGGCCACCGACGAGGTCTACGCCCACATCGACGCCGCCGGCGAGACGATCAAGGCCGCGGCGGTCGAGGCGCTGAGCGCCGCCGGCGTGCCGCACGTCGTCCAGGCCACCGGCACGATGTTCTCGGTCTTCTTCACCGACCCCGCGCTCGGGGCCGTGCGGGACTTCGAGGACGCCTCGCGCACCGACTCCACGGCGTACGCCGCCTTCTTCCACGCCATGCTCGACCGGCAGGTCTACCTGCCGCCGTCGGCCTACGAGGCGTGGTTCCTCTCGTCCGCCCACGACGACCGCGCGGTGCAGACCGTGCTGGACGCCCTGCCCCACGCCGCCCGCGCGGCCGCCGCCACCGGAGGAGCCCGATGA
- a CDS encoding lytic transglycosylase domain-containing protein, which produces MSASRFGRLQKATTLVPLTLLSCAWTASLAGVGGVGVTNASADEKATTSLPDGTSVPTEAIEAPASVSVPGEVAPGISGDTQTVVANSSTSGIPSAALSAYQRAETIINAADKSCQLPWQLVAAIGRVESDHGRTNGNQLDDKGVARPGIYGIALNGKNNTQAIADTDAGQYDADSKYDRAVGPMQFIPSTWSVVGVDADGDAQRNPQDIDDAALATAVYLCSGNDDLSTEAGQRSSVYRYNHSQSYVSLVLSIMNAYMDGDFTSVPNSTTSAGYFVPDPNAPTQPVKNHHGNGNGNNTPGTGASQPSQPQPTEPAPSDPTTPPAPNPTNPGGNNPVPVPTPTLPPVPTPTVPPVDEVLTLAQAIAQCTTEGYVDNPLVDNDDFDKCVAGYTKK; this is translated from the coding sequence ATGTCCGCATCACGATTCGGCCGCCTGCAGAAGGCGACGACGCTCGTTCCGCTAACGCTGCTGTCCTGCGCCTGGACCGCCAGCCTGGCCGGCGTCGGCGGTGTCGGCGTCACCAACGCCTCCGCCGACGAGAAGGCCACCACCTCCCTGCCCGACGGCACCAGCGTGCCGACCGAGGCGATCGAGGCGCCCGCGAGCGTGTCCGTGCCCGGCGAGGTCGCCCCCGGCATCTCCGGCGACACCCAGACCGTGGTCGCGAACTCCTCCACCTCCGGCATCCCGTCCGCCGCGCTCTCCGCCTACCAGCGCGCCGAGACGATCATCAACGCGGCCGACAAGTCCTGCCAGCTGCCTTGGCAGCTCGTCGCCGCCATCGGCCGCGTCGAGTCCGACCACGGCCGCACCAACGGCAACCAGCTCGACGACAAGGGCGTCGCCCGGCCCGGCATCTACGGCATCGCCCTGAACGGCAAGAACAACACCCAGGCGATCGCCGACACCGACGCCGGCCAGTACGACGCCGACAGCAAGTACGACCGCGCGGTCGGCCCGATGCAGTTCATCCCGTCGACCTGGTCGGTCGTGGGCGTGGACGCCGACGGCGACGCGCAGCGCAACCCGCAGGACATCGACGACGCGGCTCTCGCGACCGCCGTCTACCTCTGCTCCGGCAACGACGACCTCTCGACCGAGGCCGGCCAGCGCTCGTCGGTCTACCGCTACAACCACAGCCAGTCGTACGTCTCCCTGGTGCTCTCGATCATGAACGCCTACATGGACGGCGACTTCACCTCGGTGCCCAACAGCACCACCTCGGCCGGCTACTTCGTCCCGGACCCGAACGCCCCCACGCAGCCGGTCAAGAACCACCACGGCAACGGCAACGGCAACAACACGCCGGGCACCGGCGCGAGCCAGCCCAGCCAGCCGCAGCCGACCGAGCCGGCCCCGAGCGACCCGACCACGCCGCCGGCGCCGAACCCGACCAACCCGGGTGGCAACAACCCGGTCCCGGTCCCCACGCCGACCCTGCCGCCGGTGCCCACGCCGACGGTCCCGCCGGTCGACGAGGTGCTGACGCTGGCGCAGGCCATCGCCCAGTGCACGACCGAGGGCTACGTCGACAACCCGCTGGTCGACAACGACGACTTCGACAAGTGCGTCGCGGGCTACACCAAGAAGTAG